The genomic segment CATTTTAGATAAAGAATCTTCCTCTTTTAACAGAAGCGCAAATAACAGCTATTTTGTAAGTTTGAGAGTGTCTAGAACAAATACGATACAATATATATATATGGGTGTTTATGGCATCATAAAAATGTAGGGTATGGCATTAAATTTGTGCAATAGGGCCGTAGGCCCTGCACAAATTAAAAAACCACTTGTCAACATTCCAAAATACACATACACTTCCTGTTGGGACAAACAAGCGCAGGAGGTATTAAGGAGATGTTGGCAGTGGCCGAAATTAATTATATCAGACATGAGGTAAACATAAAAGACAGTAACTATTCGGAGATTGCACAAAGAATAGGAAGAGATCGTAGAACTGTTAAGAAGTATGCAGAACAGGATGATTTTAGTCCTGTAGAAAATATCAAACAAGACAGACCATCTCCAGTGATGGATCCTATTAAACATATAGTAGATGAATGGTTAATAGAAGATTTTAAACAAAAGAGAAAATTCCGTAGAACTGCAAAGAGAATTTGGGAGCAATTAAAAGAGGAGTTTGATTTTAAGGGTTCTGATCGAACAGTAAGAAACTACATATCCCATCGAAAAAAAGAACTATTAAATGAAACGAATCAAGCAGCGTTATCACTAGAGAGCAAACCTGGGTCAGCTCAAGTGGATTTTGGAGAAGCTCCGTTTAAATATCAAGGGGAACAGATAACTCTACCCTATCTGGTTCTTTCTTATCCATATAGTAATTCATTTTATTTTCAGGTATTCCCCGCTCAAAACAAAGAGTGTTTTTTAGAAGGATTAAAGCGTATTTTTCACCATATGGGTGGTGTTCCAAGAACAATTAGATTCGATAATCTTTCAGCTGCCGTAAAGAAGGTATTGCCAAATGGCGAACGGCAGTTAACAGAGGAATTTCAGAACTTCGTTCTACACTATGGGTTCGAAAGTGAATTTTGTAATCCTAATAGTGGGAATGAAAAGGGTCATGTGGAAGCAATGGTGAAATATGTGAGAAACAATTATTTATTGCCTGGTCTCCACGTACTGAATTTAGACGAACTTAATAAGACGTTGTGGGAAAAAGCTGAGAAAGATCGTGAGAGAAAACATTATGAAAAGGAATCTTTCATATCCCAGCTGTTTGAAGAGGATCGGAAAGCCTTTTTGGTTTTACCAAGTAAGGAATACCAATGCATCAGATACGAAACAGTGAAAGCCGATAAGTACGGTTATATTAAAGTAGAAAAAAATCTATATTCTACTTCACCAAGATACGCTTTAAATAAGGTTCTAATTCGTATTTCATATAATTCAATTGATATTCTTACAGATGATTATCAACTAGTCGTTAGCCATCCTCGACTCTATGGTCAATATAGAAAATCGATTAATTGGCAGCCATACTTAAATCTAATGGCCAAACGTCCTATGGCACTTAAATATACTAGTTTCTATGAGCAGTTACCACAAGAATGGCAAACATATTTTAATTCATGTACTTCCTCTGAAAAATCAGAAGCCCTGAAGTTATTAGGTACAGTGATGAAAGATTATGATTTTAGTAAAATTACTGAAGCGCTGAAGATTGCATCAGAGCATGGTCATCCTTCGGTTGAATCAATTAAACAAGTATTCTACCAACTAATTAATGGTCGAGGGATACGCGAAGAAGTACATCTCCAAAAGTCATTGCCTATTATGCCGGAGGCTACTAGAGGTCTACAGCATTATAATCAGCTTCTAAAAGGAGCTGAAATAAATTGAGTACGCAGATTCAAGAATTCGCTAAACGATTGAAATTAAGTTGGATTAGAGAACATTATCAAGAGATAGAAGCCACATCAAATGAAGAGTATTTACTGAAGCTTTTTGAAAAAGAAATTGAGCAACGAGAAGAACGAAAAACAAATCTTTTACTTACACAAGCAAGCTTACCTAAAGTCAATGGGAAACCTTTTGATTGGAAGGACATTGTCCTAACAGCAGGACTAAGTAGTGAAGACCTATTAAATGGAGTATTCATGGAGCAGCAAGAAAATCTAATTTTCTATGGGGGTGTAGGTGCAGGTAAAACCTATTTAGCTACGTTAATTGGATTGAATGCCATACAAAGGTATGGCAAAGCTGTTAAATTCTATACAGCGGCATCATTAGTTAATCGATTATTAGAAGCAAATGAAAAAGGTAATCTCAATAAGCTTTTTAAGCAAATAGAGAAATTGGATCTTTTGATTTTGGATGAGTTAGGTTACATTCCTCTTCACAAACAAGGGGCTGAATTATTGTTTCAGGTTATTTCGATGTGTTATGAAACCAAAAGCATCATAATCACGACAAACCTTCAATTCGGTCAATGGAATCACGTTTTTGGGGATCCAATATTAACGGAGGCAGTAATTGATCGACTCATCCATCATTCGCATTTGATTGTATTTAAAGGCGATAGTTATCGTTATAAGGAGTCAATTATTCAGAATTAAATTTCGTTGGCAAGTGGTTACATTTTTGATTGCCGTTTTATGCATTTTTTGCTTGCCAAATACATATTTTAATTTGTCATAAAGTTATATAATATCTTGTCACAAGATCAGTGTTAACTATTGCTTGTTAATACTGGTTTTTTTGTTTTT from the Niallia sp. FSL W8-0635 genome contains:
- the istA gene encoding IS21 family transposase; the encoded protein is MLAVAEINYIRHEVNIKDSNYSEIAQRIGRDRRTVKKYAEQDDFSPVENIKQDRPSPVMDPIKHIVDEWLIEDFKQKRKFRRTAKRIWEQLKEEFDFKGSDRTVRNYISHRKKELLNETNQAALSLESKPGSAQVDFGEAPFKYQGEQITLPYLVLSYPYSNSFYFQVFPAQNKECFLEGLKRIFHHMGGVPRTIRFDNLSAAVKKVLPNGERQLTEEFQNFVLHYGFESEFCNPNSGNEKGHVEAMVKYVRNNYLLPGLHVLNLDELNKTLWEKAEKDRERKHYEKESFISQLFEEDRKAFLVLPSKEYQCIRYETVKADKYGYIKVEKNLYSTSPRYALNKVLIRISYNSIDILTDDYQLVVSHPRLYGQYRKSINWQPYLNLMAKRPMALKYTSFYEQLPQEWQTYFNSCTSSEKSEALKLLGTVMKDYDFSKITEALKIASEHGHPSVESIKQVFYQLINGRGIREEVHLQKSLPIMPEATRGLQHYNQLLKGAEIN
- the istB gene encoding IS21-like element helper ATPase IstB, producing MSTQIQEFAKRLKLSWIREHYQEIEATSNEEYLLKLFEKEIEQREERKTNLLLTQASLPKVNGKPFDWKDIVLTAGLSSEDLLNGVFMEQQENLIFYGGVGAGKTYLATLIGLNAIQRYGKAVKFYTAASLVNRLLEANEKGNLNKLFKQIEKLDLLILDELGYIPLHKQGAELLFQVISMCYETKSIIITTNLQFGQWNHVFGDPILTEAVIDRLIHHSHLIVFKGDSYRYKESIIQN